The sequence below is a genomic window from Selenomonas ruminantium subsp. lactilytica TAM6421.
TCACGATGATGATGTTCAAGCTGGAAGGCCAACTTATTCGCCGGCATCCGGAATATCAGATGGACAGCCGGCTGCTTCTCGATAAGATTGACTTCCGTTCGTCCCATGCGGTGTTGGGCGATGGCAAGCGCTATGAACTGGAGAGTGCTTATTTCCCCACGATTGACGAGGATAGCGCTGATCCCTATCAGCTGACGGAGAAGGAAGCGGTCATTATTGCGGACCTGAAATCGTATTTCCTGGAAAGTGCGGTATTGCAGCAGCATGTGGATTATCTCTATCAGAAGGGCAGTCTCTATACCCGCTATAATGGCAATCTGCTGTTCCATGGCTGTGTGCTGCTCAATGAGGATGGTACGATGCGATCTGTGTCCTATGGCGGGCAGGAGCTGAAAGGCCGTGCCTGGTTTGATTACTGCGACCGCATGGCCCGGGAGGCTTATCTGCATCATACGGCGAGTGCGGTGGATTTCATGTATTTTCTCTGGTGCGGGCGGCTGTCACCCGTATCCGGACGGGAGTTCAAAACTTTTGAGCGGGCTTATATTCCCGATGAGAGCACATGGAAGGAGCCATCAGATCCTTATTTCAAATATATTGACAGTGAAAAGACCTGTGCTATGGTATTGAAGGAGTTTGGTCTTGATCCGGATAAGGGGCATATCATCAATGGACATGTGCCGGTCAAGGTCAAAAAAGGCGAATCGCCTGTCAAGGCAGGGGGGCGGGCTATCATCATTGACGGCGGTTTTTGCAAGGCTTATCATAGCAAGACGGGAATCTCCGGCTATACCCTGATTTCCAATTCCCGTGGCCTGCGGCTCCTGCAGCATCAAAAGATTGCGGATGTGCGGGAGGCCCTGCGGGAAAACCAGGATATTGAATCCGTGTCGGAAACGGTGGAATTACAGGCCAGGCGGACAACGCTGGGGGATACCGATGAAGGGAAACTTATACAGGACGAGATTACGGATCTGTACAATCTTTTGCTGGCCTATCAGAATGGTCTGATCAAGCCGCAAGAATAGTTACCTTACTATACTATGATTATGCGATGCGTCGACGGCGAGGGAATCTTCCACGCTGCGCTCAGACTGCTGGCTAAAAATAATTTTTGCCAAATATATAACGGGAACC
It includes:
- a CDS encoding fructose-bisphosphatase class III, whose protein sequence is MVRGTAVKGRPNKIMRLLAEKYPTKESVYEQLIYLQSRLSLPKGIEHFMSDLHGEYASFFHILNNCSGVIREKVDYVFGERLSEEEKAEFCTLIYYPKEKIEQITNDHKNTLEWYRKNLSQLLELSKLMSYKYPASKVYGFIPKRYESVIVELMNTRPEADNAQFVYHKRLLNTIVQIDSGADFIEAFTVLIKRLAVDRLHIVGDFFDRGNRPDAILNLLMKHPSVDIQWGNHDVLWMGAALGNETCIAAVVRNSLRYNNTDVLERGYGISLRPLTTFASRSYPDANPIKAAEKAITMMMFKLEGQLIRRHPEYQMDSRLLLDKIDFRSSHAVLGDGKRYELESAYFPTIDEDSADPYQLTEKEAVIIADLKSYFLESAVLQQHVDYLYQKGSLYTRYNGNLLFHGCVLLNEDGTMRSVSYGGQELKGRAWFDYCDRMAREAYLHHTASAVDFMYFLWCGRLSPVSGREFKTFERAYIPDESTWKEPSDPYFKYIDSEKTCAMVLKEFGLDPDKGHIINGHVPVKVKKGESPVKAGGRAIIIDGGFCKAYHSKTGISGYTLISNSRGLRLLQHQKIADVREALRENQDIESVSETVELQARRTTLGDTDEGKLIQDEITDLYNLLLAYQNGLIKPQE